In one Halalkalicoccus subterraneus genomic region, the following are encoded:
- a CDS encoding amidohydrolase family protein yields the protein MVDNTTHREETFAHTRRDHLKGVLGGVALSGLSTSGFAYAAAGHADDEDIRKDTEVTVTNGTNIALTASPDGESVVMDLHGLLFRLPREGGEAEQLTDVELEPTQPDYAPDGARIAFQGYVDGNFDVWTMAADGGDIRQMTDGFWDDREPQWSPNGTQIAFSSDRNENYDIWTVDVETGDLQQWTDDSSENFEPTWSPDGTEIAYVADPAGEYGDGDDSPITIEAVNQDGETRTLVSGQMGQTLHSPSWSPNGEDLAYVRINEQENRTGDIDLMVSGSQVTDGEDVFIFTPHWLSTNEILYSADGNVRTLDLDSGATSDVSFSATFDLPAVNYDQKSYEFDNTGTCEVQGILTPRLSPDGEHVAFIALNDLWLMRIGQPPQRITDDPFYQADPAWSPDGRYVAYSSDENGTQDLYVHDLQTGENQQVTARDDAVVAATWSPDGSRIAFQNQHRATLIAEVERSENEVELSDVQEAIRPLFLPGRPTWSADGTTLAVAAVKQYSDRFRSGTSQILTVDVETGEETFYPPGEEFKSLSTRGNDGPVWSPDGRWMAFVVESTLRVMPVDEGGEPTGPATQITEEATDAPTWSGDSEWLLYLNNGTLKKVRRDGSETRDVPVRQLNYHRDQPAGRTVIHVGKLWDGTSQDIQEDVNITVVNNRIQKVVPDSEPPNSDYVDASELTVIPGLWDSHVHQTFSDRFFGDRMGRINLAYGITSTVSPGDRVYSAIEQREAIESGDRIGPRFFASGEPIDGSRVYYGFIGRPTTSLKQIPLELSRAIELDYDFVKTYVRLNAKRIAAVTDVAHEELGVPVKSHYLAPGAFVGQDGTTHLSATQRLGYARTESATNQTYDDVINLYGEGERSVITTVFTSDFILADDVEDDPRLQLFIPGGSIDTPGPTGLAARDDLRENVTDNTEFPSDSDCETSLCRNVTTFKNIFDAGGVVLTGTDMPLDYPGIGVHGNLRPLAAYGFSPYEALLTATRFAAEEQGVDDDLGTLESGKLADMVFVEGNPLKQIEDAIDVRMTMKNGELFTVQDLVEPFSASER from the coding sequence ATGGTAGATAATACCACACACAGAGAAGAAACGTTCGCACATACCCGGCGAGATCATCTGAAAGGTGTTCTTGGTGGTGTAGCACTGTCTGGGCTTTCTACTAGTGGATTTGCGTACGCTGCAGCAGGACATGCTGATGACGAAGATATACGCAAAGACACGGAAGTGACCGTGACAAACGGGACCAATATTGCACTCACTGCATCACCCGATGGAGAATCGGTTGTGATGGATCTACATGGGCTCCTCTTTCGCCTGCCAAGAGAAGGGGGTGAAGCAGAGCAACTGACTGATGTCGAATTAGAACCTACTCAACCCGACTATGCGCCAGACGGAGCGCGTATTGCATTTCAAGGCTATGTAGATGGGAACTTCGATGTCTGGACGATGGCTGCCGACGGTGGCGATATCCGACAGATGACTGATGGGTTTTGGGACGATCGAGAACCTCAATGGTCACCTAATGGCACTCAAATCGCTTTTTCCTCTGATCGGAACGAAAACTATGACATTTGGACAGTAGATGTCGAGACCGGTGACCTACAGCAATGGACGGACGATTCTAGTGAGAATTTCGAACCAACTTGGTCTCCTGATGGAACTGAAATCGCGTACGTCGCCGATCCTGCCGGAGAATATGGTGATGGCGACGATTCACCAATAACAATCGAAGCAGTTAATCAGGACGGTGAGACTCGGACGCTTGTATCCGGCCAAATGGGACAAACGCTCCATTCGCCATCGTGGTCTCCAAACGGAGAAGACCTTGCCTACGTTCGCATTAACGAACAGGAGAACCGAACAGGGGACATCGATCTAATGGTCTCTGGGTCACAGGTGACCGATGGAGAAGACGTCTTCATCTTTACTCCTCACTGGTTATCCACAAATGAGATCTTGTATTCTGCTGATGGCAATGTCAGAACACTGGATCTAGACTCGGGCGCGACATCTGACGTTTCCTTCAGCGCTACCTTTGATCTTCCTGCGGTCAATTATGATCAGAAGTCCTACGAGTTTGATAACACGGGTACGTGTGAGGTACAGGGTATTCTAACTCCACGACTGAGCCCGGATGGTGAGCACGTGGCGTTTATCGCCTTGAACGATCTCTGGTTAATGCGTATTGGGCAACCACCGCAACGCATCACAGATGATCCATTCTATCAGGCTGACCCAGCGTGGTCTCCTGATGGCCGGTATGTGGCCTACTCATCCGATGAAAATGGAACGCAAGATCTGTATGTACACGATCTACAAACCGGCGAGAATCAGCAAGTAACTGCGCGGGACGATGCTGTAGTAGCGGCGACGTGGTCTCCGGACGGCTCCAGGATCGCATTTCAGAACCAGCATAGAGCGACCCTAATTGCCGAGGTAGAACGTAGCGAGAACGAGGTAGAACTTAGCGATGTTCAGGAGGCCATACGACCGCTGTTTCTTCCAGGCCGCCCCACGTGGTCAGCAGATGGAACAACACTGGCTGTAGCGGCTGTCAAACAGTATTCGGATCGATTCCGTTCAGGCACGAGCCAGATCCTGACTGTTGATGTCGAAACTGGAGAAGAGACCTTTTATCCACCGGGTGAGGAGTTTAAATCGCTCTCAACACGGGGTAATGACGGTCCTGTTTGGTCACCAGACGGACGCTGGATGGCCTTTGTAGTTGAGAGCACCTTACGTGTCATGCCAGTCGATGAAGGCGGTGAACCGACCGGCCCGGCAACACAGATCACAGAGGAAGCCACAGATGCACCCACCTGGAGTGGTGATTCGGAGTGGCTCTTATACCTAAACAATGGAACACTGAAAAAGGTCAGGCGCGATGGGAGCGAAACACGGGATGTCCCGGTTCGGCAACTCAACTATCATCGCGATCAACCAGCCGGTCGTACCGTCATCCACGTCGGAAAGTTGTGGGATGGTACAAGCCAGGACATTCAAGAAGACGTCAATATCACTGTCGTCAACAATCGAATTCAGAAGGTTGTGCCAGATAGTGAGCCGCCGAATAGTGACTACGTAGATGCATCCGAACTCACAGTAATCCCGGGTCTCTGGGATTCACACGTTCACCAGACGTTTAGTGACCGCTTCTTCGGGGACCGAATGGGTCGGATCAATCTCGCGTACGGAATTACATCAACAGTCTCTCCCGGTGACCGTGTTTACAGTGCTATCGAACAGCGCGAAGCGATCGAGTCTGGAGATCGGATCGGACCGCGTTTCTTCGCAAGCGGTGAACCGATCGACGGCTCGCGCGTCTATTATGGCTTTATTGGTCGGCCCACTACGAGTCTGAAACAAATCCCCTTAGAACTGTCACGGGCGATAGAGCTCGATTACGACTTCGTGAAAACATACGTTCGATTAAACGCTAAACGTATAGCTGCGGTTACCGATGTCGCCCATGAAGAACTCGGTGTACCAGTCAAATCGCACTACCTTGCTCCAGGTGCTTTCGTTGGGCAAGACGGGACAACACATCTGTCCGCAACCCAACGCCTTGGCTATGCACGAACGGAATCCGCGACAAACCAAACCTATGATGATGTTATCAACCTCTACGGTGAGGGAGAACGATCAGTTATAACGACAGTCTTCACATCCGATTTTATTCTTGCCGACGATGTCGAGGACGACCCTCGATTGCAGCTATTTATTCCCGGAGGAAGTATCGATACACCGGGTCCGACCGGACTTGCGGCCCGTGACGATTTACGAGAGAACGTCACGGATAACACAGAATTCCCCTCGGATTCTGATTGTGAGACCAGTCTCTGCAGAAATGTAACTACTTTCAAAAATATATTTGATGCGGGTGGAGTGGTGCTCACGGGCACGGATATGCCGTTGGACTATCCTGGTATCGGAGTACACGGAAACCTGCGTCCCTTGGCTGCGTATGGGTTCTCCCCATACGAGGCCCTCTTGACAGCAACGCGATTTGCCGCTGAAGAACAAGGAGTAGATGATGACCTTGGAACACTTGAATCGGGCAAACTAGCTGATATGGTCTTTGTTGAGGGGAATCCACTCAAACAAATCGAAGACGCAATAGATGTGAGAATGACAATGAAAAACGGAGAGTTGTTTACTGTTCAAGATCTTGTAGAGCCGTTTTCAGCTAGCGAGAGATAA